GCGGCTCCGGTGGCGGCCACCGTGCTGGGCGCACCCGTGGCAGCCGAGCTGTCCGGCTCGTATCCGGCGGTGGACCGACTCGCCGGCGCGCTCACCGCCGGCTTCGCCGTCGAGGTGGAGCACGCGGTGTCAGGGGACGGGGAGAAGCAGCTCCGGCTGCTGCTCCGGTCCACGGGAACGGGGTGAATCAGGGTTGTGCACCTGCAGGATCACCGCAGGGAAAACGCACGTCCGACAGGGCCGACGGCTCCCGGTGGCCCGCCAGGAGAGACCTGACGGCGCTGCGAACGGAGTCCCGTGACCCGCACCGCCCACCACATCCGGTGTTCCCGCCGCCAGGAGTTCAGCCGGTTTCCGTCGGGCCCTCTGCATCACGCCTCGGATACGACGGGCGCCGCGTCCGCCTCAGGACGCCTCCACGGCCGCCTTGATGCGCCGGGCGAAGGCGTCGGCGTCCTTGCGTGCGGCGCTGAGGGCGAATCGTTCGAGCAGCTTGCCGAGGCCATGGCCCTCCAGGGTGTTGAACACCCGCAACCGGGTCCGTCCGGAGTCGACGGCTTCGAGGTCGTAGCCGCCCTCGGGGGCGGTGACGGTGTTCTTGGAGGTCTCGTTCCAGCGGATCCTGCGCGGCGGCTCGAACTCGCTGATCCGGAACTCCCTGCTGGTGGTCATCCCGGCGTCCTTGACCCGGCTCCGGTAGACGGTGCCCACGGCGGTGGGGCC
This DNA window, taken from Streptomyces sp. SCSIO 30461, encodes the following:
- a CDS encoding SRPBCC family protein, producing MVGQFQATVVIDRPVAEVFAFLADGENDAKFSPRVLEIAKTTDGPTAVGTVYRSRVKDAGMTTSREFRISEFEPPRRIRWNETSKNTVTAPEGGYDLEAVDSGRTRLRVFNTLEGHGLGKLLERFALSAARKDADAFARRIKAAVEAS